The Kocuria flava nucleotide sequence GGCGACCTTCGCCCGGCTCCCGCGCACCGACGAGGTCGGGCACACCGACATCGCCGTGGTGGGGGTGCCCTTCGACGCGGGGGTCTCCTACCGGCCCGGCGCCCGCTTCGGGCCCCACCACGTGCGGGAATCCTCCCGCCTGCTGCGCCCCTACAACCCCGCCCAGGACGTCTCGCCCTTCGCCGGCGCCCAGGTCGCCGACGCCGGGGACCTCGTGGCCAACCCCTTCGACATCCGCGAGGCCATCGCCGCGATCGAGGCCGGGGCGAAGGAGCTGATGGGCGAACGCACCCGGCTCGTGGCCATCGGCGGGGACCACACGATCGCCCTGCCGCTGCTGCGCGCGGCGCACTCGCGCCACGGGAGGGTCGCGCTGCTGCACTTCGACGCGCACCTCGACACCTGGGACACCTACTTCGGCGCCGAGCACACCCACGGCACCCCGTTCCGCCGTGCGTTCGAGGAGGGCCTGCTCGACACGGACGCCGTGTGCCACATGGGCACCCGCGGCCCCCTCTACGGCACCCGGGACCTCGAGGACGACGCCCGCTTCGGCTTCGGCATCGTCTCCTCCGCCGACGTCCTGCGGCTGGGGGTGGACGCCGTCGTCGCGCACCTGCGCGAGCGCGTCGGGGACCGCCCGCTCTACGTCTCCCTCGACATCGACGTCCTCGACCCGGCCCACGCCCCCGGCACCGGCACCCCCGAGGCCGGGGGGATGACCAGCCGCGAGGTGCTCGAGATCCTGCGCGGGCTGCGCGGGGCGGACGTGGTGGGCTGCGACGTCGTCGAGGTCGCCCCCGCCTACGACCACGCGGAGCTGACCGGGGTCGCCGCCGCCCACGTGGCCTACGAGCTCATCACGCTGCTGGCCCTGGGCGCGGGTGCGGCCCCCGGCGGGCCCGCCTACGGGCTCGCCCGGCACGTCCACGGCGCCGCGCCCCGGCCCGCCGCGGAGCGGACCGGGGACGACGGCGGGGCGGACCGGTGAGCGGGACCGCGCGCGCAGGCCGCACGGGCGCACCGGGCCTCCCGGACCCGGCGGCCCTGTTCGCCCGCCGGGCCGAGGGGTTCCGCCCCTCGCCGGTGCGCGCGGTGTTCGAGATCGCGATGCGCCCGGGGATGATCTCCCTGGCCGGCGGCAACCCGGACACCGGCGCCCTCCCGCACGCGGTCCTCGCCGGGACCGCCGCGCGCCTGCTCGCCGAGCGCGGGTCCGAGGTGCTCCAGTACGGCTCCGGGGCCGGGATCGAACGGCTGCCGGAGCTGGTCTGCCGGCTCATGGACCTCGAGGGCGCGGCCACCGACCCCGGACGGATCCAGATCACGGCCGGCTCCCAGGCCGGGATCGACCTGGTGGTCAAGCTCTTCTGCGACCCCGGCGACGTCGTCGTGGCCGA carries:
- the speB gene encoding agmatinase, which encodes MDHDRTTATTPEGTPVLGPVDAARTPRWVGPATFARLPRTDEVGHTDIAVVGVPFDAGVSYRPGARFGPHHVRESSRLLRPYNPAQDVSPFAGAQVADAGDLVANPFDIREAIAAIEAGAKELMGERTRLVAIGGDHTIALPLLRAAHSRHGRVALLHFDAHLDTWDTYFGAEHTHGTPFRRAFEEGLLDTDAVCHMGTRGPLYGTRDLEDDARFGFGIVSSADVLRLGVDAVVAHLRERVGDRPLYVSLDIDVLDPAHAPGTGTPEAGGMTSREVLEILRGLRGADVVGCDVVEVAPAYDHAELTGVAAAHVAYELITLLALGAGAAPGGPAYGLARHVHGAAPRPAAERTGDDGGADR